Proteins encoded by one window of Salvia splendens isolate huo1 chromosome 7, SspV2, whole genome shotgun sequence:
- the LOC121741035 gene encoding trihelix transcription factor ASIL2-like: MGDLTESSTPQPPRQGPFREDCWTEEATSTLVDNWGQRYLELNRGNLRQKDWQEVADAVNALHGHTKKTHRTDVQCKNRIDTLKKKYKTERTRIAESNGALTSSWPFFFTLEHLIGSNFNKHQQSKVITSAVPISSAQSTPPLSLPAPPLAVPLSYRKPMAPAMVTPISLPQKRPMLSPAMDKSFFRKNYSAMAAAAAAADDEADDDDELEGDEVEGSEDGADEEEEVGQEGMRRLAKAIEKFGEIFEKVEGMKQRQMVELEKQRMQFAKDLEVQRMQLFMDTQVQLEKVKRAKRPGSSDDMYS; this comes from the exons ATGGGCGATTTGACCGAATCTTCCACTCCTCAGCCGCCGCGCCAGGGCCCCTTCCGCGAGGACTGCTGGACGGAGGAGGCCACTTCCACCCTCGTTGATAACTGGGGGCAGCGTTACCTCGAGCTCAACCGCGGCAACCTCCGCCAGAAGGATTGGCAGGAGGTTGCCGATGCGGTCAACGCGCTCCACGGCCACACGAAGAAGACGCACCGCACCGATGTGCAGTGTAAGAACCGGATCGATACTCTGAAGAAGAAGTACAAGACCGAGAGGACGAGGATCGCTGAATCTAACGGAGCCCTAACGTCGTCCTGGCCGTTTTTCTTTACTCTGGAGCACTTGATCGGATCTAATTTCAACAAGCACCAGCAGAGTAAGGTGATTACCTCCGCTGTGCCGATTTCGTCGGCTCAATCTACGCCTCCGTTGTCTCTGCCTGCTCCGCCGCTGGCTGTGCCGTTATCCTATCGCAAACCGATGGCTCCTGCAATGGTGACGCCGATTAGTCTGCCACAAAAGCGTCCGATGCTGTCTCCGGCCATGGACAAATCGTTCTTCAGGAAAAATTACTCAGCAATGGCTGCTGCAGCGGCTGCAGCTGACGATGAagctgatgatgatgacgagTTGGAGGGTGATGAGGTGGAGGGCAGCGAGGATGGGGctgacgaggaggaagaggttGGGCAAGAAGGGATGAGGAGACTGGCCAAAGCTATAGAGAAGTTTGGGGAAATTTTTGAGAAGGTAGAGGGTATGAAGCAGAGGCAGATGGTGGAGTTGGAAAAGCAAAGGATGCAGTTTGCTAAAGATTTGGAGGTTCAAAGGATGCAGTTGTTTATGGATACACAGGTCCAGTTAGAGAAGGTCAAGCGGGCAAAACGACCTGGATCTTCTGATG ATATGTATAGCTAG
- the LOC121740908 gene encoding uncharacterized protein LOC121740908 codes for MKNSIRCCISCILPCGALDVIRIVHTNGHVEEISGAVTAAEIMKLHPKHVLKKPSSPSAADGMCPKIIVVPPDAQLQRGKIYFLMPLPPPPKKKSQASRSNGASNSTNSVTDLLVSDRYLSEILSEKVSSQRDRRRGRGRVWRPHLDSISEGGSDA; via the coding sequence ATGAAAAACAGCATAAGGTGCTGCATTTCGTGCATTCTACCGTGCGGGGCCCTCGACGTGATCCGCATAGTGCACACCAACGGCCACGTGGAGGAAATCAGCGGCGCCGTGACGGCCGCGGAGATCATGAAACTGCACCCCAAACACGTCCTAAAGAAGCCGTCGTCTCCGTCGGCGGCCGACGGCATGTGCCCCAAAATAATCGTCGTTCCGCCCGACGCGCAGCTCCAGCGCGGCAAGATTTACTTCCTCATGCCCCTCCCTCCGCCGCCTAAGAAGAAGAGCCAAGCTTCTAGAAGCAACGGAGCTTCCAATAGTACTAACTCCGTCACTGACCTGCTTGTCTCCGATCGTTATTTGAGCGAGATTTTGTCGGAGAAGGTTTCGTCGCAGAGAGACCGGCGGCGAGGCCGCGGCCGTGTTTGGAGACCGCATTTAGATAGCATTTCGGAGGGAGGATCTGATGCctag
- the LOC121741583 gene encoding serine/threonine-protein kinase EDR1-like isoform X1, protein MEETTDDTRLVEGSVHNAQWWPSGLIDKLRVISLASPDETSSSKSKCQLDCGSPALHLASQILWDTGKLAEPIPDGFYFVYPERRFKELFDTIPSIDELQALDADGLRPNVILVDARKDKKLSMLKQLAVTLVRGLNPNPAAIIKKLAGLVCDFFKRPKLEPDHVRGALEAVSHALDSQGIHMLGHVKQGSCHSKAILFKVLADTVGLECMLMVGLDREGVIQRSDAYRHMSAIVVLNSSEFLVDLARSPGKLVPCSAKAVLLSHLSAGESDSAENDSYDSPIEPNSPVRAFSDQTEVEGLSHSEPNVANSFWRRSRKKTIAEQRTASSSPEHPFFRGHGRSLLGDCRHSFREYDNDINASRSVGASPIEARRRRRRCISMVPEIGDDIVRAVREMSETLKRNRHPEEQVASSYSCSASEQEDYSDRGSVSRFNPDAHDGLYSQKPLTYNLPLKQLHSQKAISLPSSPQRFSKKGYLMNDTSEICLSPDTMSTFNKVLESSKFLNQPLLPFEEWNIDFSELTIGARVGIGFFGEVFRGTWNGLEVGIKVFLEQDPTAENIEDFCNEISILSRIRHPNVILFLGACTTPPRLSLVTEFMEMGSLYYLIHASGLKKKLSWQRRLKMLSDICRGLTSIHRMNVVHRDLKSANCLVNKHWVVKICDFGLSRKLITRPMKDSSSAGTPEWMAPELIRNEPFTEKCDIFSLGVIMWELCTLKRPWEGIPSVQVVYAVGHDRQTLEIPEGPLGKLIADCWAEPDERPSCQEILSRLQECELLLC, encoded by the exons ATGGAGGAGACAACGGACGACACTAGACTGGTGGAAGGATCAGTTCATAATGCCCAGTGGTGGCCATCAGGTCTTATTGATAAACTGCGAGTAATTTCTCTGGCTTCTCCAGATGAAACCTCAAGTTCTAAATCAAAATGTCAGCTTGACTGTGGGAGTCCAGCCCTTCATTTAGCATCACAGATTTTGTGGGACACTGGAAAGCTAGCAGAACCAATTCCGGATGGTTTCTACTTCGTCTATCCA GAAAGAAGATTCAAGGAGCTTTTTGATACTATTCCCTCCATAGATGAGCTCCAGGCTTTGGATGCTGATGGGCTCAGGCCCAATGTTATTCTTGTTGATGCACGTAAAGATAAGAAGCTTTCTATGTTAAAGCAGCTAGCTGTCACATTGGTGAGGGGACTCAATCCAAATCCTGCCGCCATAATCAAGAAGCTAGCTGGATTG GTCTGTGATTTCTTCAAAAGACCCAAATTGGAACCCGATCATGTGAGAGGCGCACTAGAAGCGGTCTCTCATGCATTGGATAGTCAAGGTATCCATATGCTGGGCCATGTAAAGCAAGGATCTTGCCATTCCAAAGCTATCTTATTCAAAGTTCTTGCTGACACTGTTGGCCTGGAATGTATGCTTATGGTG GGTTTAGATAGAGAAGGGGTAATACAGCGATCAGACGCGTATAGGCACATGTCTGCCATAGTTGTTTTAAATTCTAGTGAATTTTTGGTTGATCTTGCACGTAGCCCTGGGAAATTGGTGCCATGCTCAGCCAAGGCAGtccttctctctcatctctctgcTGGTGAGAGTGATTCTGCTGAAAATGATTCATATGATTCACCTATTGAACCAAATAGTCCAGTGCGTGCATTTTCAGATCAAACAGAAGTTGAAGG ATTATCCCACAGTGAACCAAATGTAGCAAATTCCTTTTGGAGGCGTAGTCGAAAGAAAACAATAGCTGAACAAAGGACCGCAAGTTCAAG TCCCGAGCATCCTTTCTTCCGTGGACATGGGCGATCTTTGCTTGGAGATTGCAGGCATTCATTCCGAGAGTATGACAATGATATTAACGCATCAAG GTCTGTTGGTGCATCTCCAATAGAAGCTCGTAGGAGAAGACGGCGATGCATTAGCATGGTTCCCGAGATTGGTGATGATATAGTGAG GGCTGTTCGTGAGATGAGTGAAACACTCAAGAGAAATCGTCATCCAGAGGAACAAGTAGCTTCGTCTTATAGTTGTTCCGCGAGTGAACAAGAAGACTACTCAGATCGAGGAAGT GTGTCAAGGTTCAATCCGGATGCACATGATGGTCTATATAGTCAAAAGCCTTTGACATATAATCTTCCCCTGAAACAATTACACTCTCAAAAGGCAATCTCTTTGCCTTCTTCTCCTCAACGATTTTCCAAGAAAGGTTATCTTATGAATGACACCTCAGAAATTTGTTTGAGTCCTGATACGATGTCAACATTTAATAAAGTGCTAGAGTCTTCAAAGTTCCTGAACCAGCCACTGCTACCGTTCGAAGAATGGAATATTGATTTTTCTGAATTAACCATCGGAGCTCGTGTAGGAATTG GATTCTTTGGTGAAGTTTTTCGTGGCACCTGGAATGGGTTAGAGGTTGGGATCAAAGTATTTCTGGAACAAGATCCAACTGCTGAAAACATTGAAGACTTCTGCAACGAAATATCTATCTTGAG CCGGATTCGCCACCCAAATG TTATATTATTCCTTGGTGCGTGCACAACACCTCCGCGCCTCTCCCTAGTTACTGAATTTATGGAGATGGGTTCACTGTATTATTTAATCCATGCAAGTGGGCTGAAAAAGAAGCTGAGCTGGCAAAGGAGACTCAAAATGCTTAGTGATATATGCAG GGGATTAACAAGCATCCATCGAATGAACGTGGTACACCGTGATCTGAAAAGTGCAAATTGCCTTGTGAACAAGCATTGGGTGGTGAAGATATGTGATTTTGGACTTTCGCGGAAACTGATCACCAGGCCAATGAAAGACTCTTCTTCAGCTGGAACGCCAGAATGGATGGCACCGGAACTCATTCGCAATGAGCCCTTCACAGAAAAATGCGACATCTTCAGCTTGGGCGTCATAATGTGGGAGCTCTGCACACTCAAAAGACCATGGGAAGGCATACCATCTGTACAG GTAGTTTATGCTGTTGGCCATGACAGGCAGACACTTGAAATCCCAGAAGGTCCTCTAGGCAAGCTCATAGCAG ATTGCTGGGCTGAACCAGATGAACGACCAAGCTGTCAGGAGATTCTGTCGCGCCTGCAAGAATGCGAGCTCTTATTGTGCTAA
- the LOC121741583 gene encoding probable serine/threonine-protein kinase SIS8 isoform X2: MEETTDDTRLVEGSVHNAQWWPSGLIDKLRVISLASPDETSSSKSKCQLDCGSPALHLASQILWDTGKLAEPIPDGFYFVYPERRFKELFDTIPSIDELQALDADGLRPNVILVDARKDKKLSMLKQLAVTLVRGLNPNPAAIIKKLAGLVCDFFKRPKLEPDHVRGALEAVSHALDSQGIHMLGHVKQGSCHSKAILFKVLADTVGLECMLMVGLDREGVIQRSDAYRHMSAIVVLNSSEFLVDLARSPGKLVPCSAKAVLLSHLSAGESDSAENDSYDSPIEPNSPVRAFSDQTEVEGPEHPFFRGHGRSLLGDCRHSFREYDNDINASRSVGASPIEARRRRRRCISMVPEIGDDIVRAVREMSETLKRNRHPEEQVASSYSCSASEQEDYSDRGSVSRFNPDAHDGLYSQKPLTYNLPLKQLHSQKAISLPSSPQRFSKKGYLMNDTSEICLSPDTMSTFNKVLESSKFLNQPLLPFEEWNIDFSELTIGARVGIGFFGEVFRGTWNGLEVGIKVFLEQDPTAENIEDFCNEISILSRIRHPNVILFLGACTTPPRLSLVTEFMEMGSLYYLIHASGLKKKLSWQRRLKMLSDICRGLTSIHRMNVVHRDLKSANCLVNKHWVVKICDFGLSRKLITRPMKDSSSAGTPEWMAPELIRNEPFTEKCDIFSLGVIMWELCTLKRPWEGIPSVQVVYAVGHDRQTLEIPEGPLGKLIADCWAEPDERPSCQEILSRLQECELLLC; encoded by the exons ATGGAGGAGACAACGGACGACACTAGACTGGTGGAAGGATCAGTTCATAATGCCCAGTGGTGGCCATCAGGTCTTATTGATAAACTGCGAGTAATTTCTCTGGCTTCTCCAGATGAAACCTCAAGTTCTAAATCAAAATGTCAGCTTGACTGTGGGAGTCCAGCCCTTCATTTAGCATCACAGATTTTGTGGGACACTGGAAAGCTAGCAGAACCAATTCCGGATGGTTTCTACTTCGTCTATCCA GAAAGAAGATTCAAGGAGCTTTTTGATACTATTCCCTCCATAGATGAGCTCCAGGCTTTGGATGCTGATGGGCTCAGGCCCAATGTTATTCTTGTTGATGCACGTAAAGATAAGAAGCTTTCTATGTTAAAGCAGCTAGCTGTCACATTGGTGAGGGGACTCAATCCAAATCCTGCCGCCATAATCAAGAAGCTAGCTGGATTG GTCTGTGATTTCTTCAAAAGACCCAAATTGGAACCCGATCATGTGAGAGGCGCACTAGAAGCGGTCTCTCATGCATTGGATAGTCAAGGTATCCATATGCTGGGCCATGTAAAGCAAGGATCTTGCCATTCCAAAGCTATCTTATTCAAAGTTCTTGCTGACACTGTTGGCCTGGAATGTATGCTTATGGTG GGTTTAGATAGAGAAGGGGTAATACAGCGATCAGACGCGTATAGGCACATGTCTGCCATAGTTGTTTTAAATTCTAGTGAATTTTTGGTTGATCTTGCACGTAGCCCTGGGAAATTGGTGCCATGCTCAGCCAAGGCAGtccttctctctcatctctctgcTGGTGAGAGTGATTCTGCTGAAAATGATTCATATGATTCACCTATTGAACCAAATAGTCCAGTGCGTGCATTTTCAGATCAAACAGAAGTTGAAGG TCCCGAGCATCCTTTCTTCCGTGGACATGGGCGATCTTTGCTTGGAGATTGCAGGCATTCATTCCGAGAGTATGACAATGATATTAACGCATCAAG GTCTGTTGGTGCATCTCCAATAGAAGCTCGTAGGAGAAGACGGCGATGCATTAGCATGGTTCCCGAGATTGGTGATGATATAGTGAG GGCTGTTCGTGAGATGAGTGAAACACTCAAGAGAAATCGTCATCCAGAGGAACAAGTAGCTTCGTCTTATAGTTGTTCCGCGAGTGAACAAGAAGACTACTCAGATCGAGGAAGT GTGTCAAGGTTCAATCCGGATGCACATGATGGTCTATATAGTCAAAAGCCTTTGACATATAATCTTCCCCTGAAACAATTACACTCTCAAAAGGCAATCTCTTTGCCTTCTTCTCCTCAACGATTTTCCAAGAAAGGTTATCTTATGAATGACACCTCAGAAATTTGTTTGAGTCCTGATACGATGTCAACATTTAATAAAGTGCTAGAGTCTTCAAAGTTCCTGAACCAGCCACTGCTACCGTTCGAAGAATGGAATATTGATTTTTCTGAATTAACCATCGGAGCTCGTGTAGGAATTG GATTCTTTGGTGAAGTTTTTCGTGGCACCTGGAATGGGTTAGAGGTTGGGATCAAAGTATTTCTGGAACAAGATCCAACTGCTGAAAACATTGAAGACTTCTGCAACGAAATATCTATCTTGAG CCGGATTCGCCACCCAAATG TTATATTATTCCTTGGTGCGTGCACAACACCTCCGCGCCTCTCCCTAGTTACTGAATTTATGGAGATGGGTTCACTGTATTATTTAATCCATGCAAGTGGGCTGAAAAAGAAGCTGAGCTGGCAAAGGAGACTCAAAATGCTTAGTGATATATGCAG GGGATTAACAAGCATCCATCGAATGAACGTGGTACACCGTGATCTGAAAAGTGCAAATTGCCTTGTGAACAAGCATTGGGTGGTGAAGATATGTGATTTTGGACTTTCGCGGAAACTGATCACCAGGCCAATGAAAGACTCTTCTTCAGCTGGAACGCCAGAATGGATGGCACCGGAACTCATTCGCAATGAGCCCTTCACAGAAAAATGCGACATCTTCAGCTTGGGCGTCATAATGTGGGAGCTCTGCACACTCAAAAGACCATGGGAAGGCATACCATCTGTACAG GTAGTTTATGCTGTTGGCCATGACAGGCAGACACTTGAAATCCCAGAAGGTCCTCTAGGCAAGCTCATAGCAG ATTGCTGGGCTGAACCAGATGAACGACCAAGCTGTCAGGAGATTCTGTCGCGCCTGCAAGAATGCGAGCTCTTATTGTGCTAA
- the LOC121741583 gene encoding serine/threonine-protein kinase EDR1-like isoform X3 — protein MLKQLAVTLVRGLNPNPAAIIKKLAGLVCDFFKRPKLEPDHVRGALEAVSHALDSQGIHMLGHVKQGSCHSKAILFKVLADTVGLECMLMVGLDREGVIQRSDAYRHMSAIVVLNSSEFLVDLARSPGKLVPCSAKAVLLSHLSAGESDSAENDSYDSPIEPNSPVRAFSDQTEVEGLSHSEPNVANSFWRRSRKKTIAEQRTASSSPEHPFFRGHGRSLLGDCRHSFREYDNDINASRSVGASPIEARRRRRRCISMVPEIGDDIVRAVREMSETLKRNRHPEEQVASSYSCSASEQEDYSDRGSVSRFNPDAHDGLYSQKPLTYNLPLKQLHSQKAISLPSSPQRFSKKGYLMNDTSEICLSPDTMSTFNKVLESSKFLNQPLLPFEEWNIDFSELTIGARVGIGFFGEVFRGTWNGLEVGIKVFLEQDPTAENIEDFCNEISILSRIRHPNVILFLGACTTPPRLSLVTEFMEMGSLYYLIHASGLKKKLSWQRRLKMLSDICRGLTSIHRMNVVHRDLKSANCLVNKHWVVKICDFGLSRKLITRPMKDSSSAGTPEWMAPELIRNEPFTEKCDIFSLGVIMWELCTLKRPWEGIPSVQVVYAVGHDRQTLEIPEGPLGKLIADCWAEPDERPSCQEILSRLQECELLLC, from the exons ATGTTAAAGCAGCTAGCTGTCACATTGGTGAGGGGACTCAATCCAAATCCTGCCGCCATAATCAAGAAGCTAGCTGGATTG GTCTGTGATTTCTTCAAAAGACCCAAATTGGAACCCGATCATGTGAGAGGCGCACTAGAAGCGGTCTCTCATGCATTGGATAGTCAAGGTATCCATATGCTGGGCCATGTAAAGCAAGGATCTTGCCATTCCAAAGCTATCTTATTCAAAGTTCTTGCTGACACTGTTGGCCTGGAATGTATGCTTATGGTG GGTTTAGATAGAGAAGGGGTAATACAGCGATCAGACGCGTATAGGCACATGTCTGCCATAGTTGTTTTAAATTCTAGTGAATTTTTGGTTGATCTTGCACGTAGCCCTGGGAAATTGGTGCCATGCTCAGCCAAGGCAGtccttctctctcatctctctgcTGGTGAGAGTGATTCTGCTGAAAATGATTCATATGATTCACCTATTGAACCAAATAGTCCAGTGCGTGCATTTTCAGATCAAACAGAAGTTGAAGG ATTATCCCACAGTGAACCAAATGTAGCAAATTCCTTTTGGAGGCGTAGTCGAAAGAAAACAATAGCTGAACAAAGGACCGCAAGTTCAAG TCCCGAGCATCCTTTCTTCCGTGGACATGGGCGATCTTTGCTTGGAGATTGCAGGCATTCATTCCGAGAGTATGACAATGATATTAACGCATCAAG GTCTGTTGGTGCATCTCCAATAGAAGCTCGTAGGAGAAGACGGCGATGCATTAGCATGGTTCCCGAGATTGGTGATGATATAGTGAG GGCTGTTCGTGAGATGAGTGAAACACTCAAGAGAAATCGTCATCCAGAGGAACAAGTAGCTTCGTCTTATAGTTGTTCCGCGAGTGAACAAGAAGACTACTCAGATCGAGGAAGT GTGTCAAGGTTCAATCCGGATGCACATGATGGTCTATATAGTCAAAAGCCTTTGACATATAATCTTCCCCTGAAACAATTACACTCTCAAAAGGCAATCTCTTTGCCTTCTTCTCCTCAACGATTTTCCAAGAAAGGTTATCTTATGAATGACACCTCAGAAATTTGTTTGAGTCCTGATACGATGTCAACATTTAATAAAGTGCTAGAGTCTTCAAAGTTCCTGAACCAGCCACTGCTACCGTTCGAAGAATGGAATATTGATTTTTCTGAATTAACCATCGGAGCTCGTGTAGGAATTG GATTCTTTGGTGAAGTTTTTCGTGGCACCTGGAATGGGTTAGAGGTTGGGATCAAAGTATTTCTGGAACAAGATCCAACTGCTGAAAACATTGAAGACTTCTGCAACGAAATATCTATCTTGAG CCGGATTCGCCACCCAAATG TTATATTATTCCTTGGTGCGTGCACAACACCTCCGCGCCTCTCCCTAGTTACTGAATTTATGGAGATGGGTTCACTGTATTATTTAATCCATGCAAGTGGGCTGAAAAAGAAGCTGAGCTGGCAAAGGAGACTCAAAATGCTTAGTGATATATGCAG GGGATTAACAAGCATCCATCGAATGAACGTGGTACACCGTGATCTGAAAAGTGCAAATTGCCTTGTGAACAAGCATTGGGTGGTGAAGATATGTGATTTTGGACTTTCGCGGAAACTGATCACCAGGCCAATGAAAGACTCTTCTTCAGCTGGAACGCCAGAATGGATGGCACCGGAACTCATTCGCAATGAGCCCTTCACAGAAAAATGCGACATCTTCAGCTTGGGCGTCATAATGTGGGAGCTCTGCACACTCAAAAGACCATGGGAAGGCATACCATCTGTACAG GTAGTTTATGCTGTTGGCCATGACAGGCAGACACTTGAAATCCCAGAAGGTCCTCTAGGCAAGCTCATAGCAG ATTGCTGGGCTGAACCAGATGAACGACCAAGCTGTCAGGAGATTCTGTCGCGCCTGCAAGAATGCGAGCTCTTATTGTGCTAA
- the LOC121741001 gene encoding abscisic acid receptor PYL12-like, producing MRNDEYRANSATEKMISLHHTHNPKPNQCTSLAVQRVAASLPLVWSILRRFDQPQAYKKLVKNCTILGGGGGGVGSVREVALVSGMPGRMSRERLDRLDEENHVMIYTVIEGDQRLENYQSTTTVHEAEDGGGGAVVIESYVVDVPEGNTEEETRIFADTVLGCHLRYLAHLSEKLASGIAL from the coding sequence atgcGAAATGATGAATATCGAGCCAATTCCGCAACAGAGAAAATGATCTCTCTTCACCACACTCACAATCCGAAGCCAAATCAATGCACTTCTTTAGCGGTGCAAAGGGTAGCCGCCTCACTCCCTCTCGTTTGGTCAATACTACGTCGTTTCGACCAGCCCCAAGCCTACAAGAAGCTCGTGAAGAATTGCACCATCctcggtggcggcggcggcggcgtgggGAGCGTGAGGGAGGTGGCGCTGGTCTCCGGCATGCCGGGGAGGATGAGCCGAGAGCGGCTGGATCGGCTCGATGAGGAGAATCACGTGATGATCTACACCGTGATTGAAGGAGATCAGCGGCTGGAGAATTATCAGTCCACAACCACCGTGCATGAGGCGGaggacggcggcggcggagcggtGGTTATCGAGAGTTATGTGGTGGATGTGCCGGAGGGAAATACGGAGGAGGAGACGCGGATTTTTGCCGATACCGTTTTAGGCTGCCATCTTCGCTATTTGGCGCATCTTAGTGAGAAATTAGCTTCAGGAATTGCTCTGTAA